DNA from Candidatus Babeliales bacterium:
CATGTCGTATCCATTCTTTTTTCTCCTCTGCAGCAACAACTTCAAACATGCCCAGATTAGCAAATTCAATATGATATTGTTCACCGATAATATGTAATATGCCTTGTAATAAATTAGTTATTCCTACAAATGCTGCTACAAAAGTACTAGAAGGGAATTCATAAATATTTTTAGGAGTTCCTACTTGTTCAATTTCTCCTTCATGATTCATAATTGCCATATGATCAGCAACCGTTAATGCTTCAAATTGATCATGAGTAACATACACAAATGTTGTCTTAAGCGTTGATTGTAGATCGATAAGTTCTATCAACATCTTTTCGCGCAATTTTAAATCTAATGCTGCCAATGGTTCATCTAATAATAATACATCAGGTTCATTGATTATTGCTCTTGCTAATGCAACGCGTTGTTTTTGCCCACCAGAAAGGGTATGTATAGATTTATAAATATGTTTATCCAGATGAACTGTTGTTAATATTTTGATAACTTTTTCTGTAATAATGTCTGTAGGTATATTTTTCATAGATAAACCATACGCAACATTGTCAAAAACATCCATATGGGGAAATAATGCATAATTTTGAAATACTGTATTAACACGACGTTTGTAGATAGGCATATGAGTAATATTTTGATCACCCAAAAAAATTGATCCACTGTCAGGTTCTTCCAGGCCAGCGATAAGACGTAATAGAGTTGTTTTTCCACTTCCGCTTGGGCCAAGAAGTGCGAAGAAAGTACCTCCAGGAATATTCAATGAAAGTTTATTTATTACAAGATCATCGTTATAGCGTTTTGTGATGGTGTCAAAACGAATATTCCTCATTAATGCTCCTCTTTAAGCTTAATAATTATCTACCGTTAACCAGAACATGATTTTGATTTAACACCTAATCGCGCCATTGTCATTGGAACAACTACATCTGCTAATGTGCACGGGACAACAACGGCAACAATTAAAAGAACAAAAACATTGCCTATAGAGGCATACCATGTTGTAAAGCCATGCGATATTAAATAAAATGTTGAAGCTAGAGAGCTAATGAATATATGCGTGGCATGAGAACTTAAAGAGTAACCGCCTTGTTTGCTTTTATGATGAGAACTCATAACAAAACCATTAATAATTCCAACGATTAAAAAAGGAATAACGCGCTGCGGTTCGGTTAAGAAACATGCATGAAAATGCATTTGTACACCAAGGAGCGTACCACCAATATACGGTAAAATAGCATCAGATAAAATACAAAAAAATGTTGGAGAGACAATGCCGACGATCAAAGCTCGTAAATAGTTTTTGGAAAATCGACAGAATGTTATAACTGTTCCTGTTGCAGCAAAAACAATATGCATAAAATGAAAGCTATGAAATAAAGCTTTGCTACCTTTTTTTACTAGAATAGGATCAAGGGCCATAGAAAAAACTGAATATACGCTTAATATAATTAAGCTGAATGCAACAGAATAAATTGCATATGGTAAATGACAAATCATTTCGTCAATAATGGTATGTTCTATATCATGATCATGACTATGGCTATGCTGATGCGAGTGCTTATCATTCATGATAAACCCTTATGTAAAAATGGCATATATTTTAAAGTTCTATTATATAATGTACCAGAAATTATCAGTAAGTGAAGAAGTGTGTTGTGGTAAAATAATAAATTTCTAATTATTAAGCAAAATAAAAAATTCCGGTTTTTATTATATAATAAATCCAAAAAAAACTAAACATATAAGATTTGAAAAAAAATTAGGGTATAATAAGAGAAAAAAATCATCAGAATGAGAGGTTATTATGGCGCAAACATACAAAAAACATGATAGTTGTTTAAAACAAAATTATCATTATTAGAAGTTTAAAATTATTAACTTATTACCAGGAATAAGAATTTTTATGAAAAAAATATATGCGATATTATTTATTATGATCTATAATTTGCCTTTAGTTGCTATGAAAAAATTACCTACGCACAATGAACTTAAGGACGATACTGCAGAAACAAGAAAATATATTTTGAAGCGATATGATGATGGTACAATCACACTTACTCCTGCTAATGATAAGGATAGTTTTGCCTATCCGATAAATCTTACACAGAATTTAGGCCCCGAACTTGCATATAAATATTCTAATAAATATTCCAAAAGTTAATTGTGTATTGATCAAAAAAATAAAAATGTCGAAAATAAGACTTGCGTATTTGCAACGGGAATAGGATTGATTGCACGCCCATAATCATTAAGTCCATCGGGTGTAATTCGCGTATCACCAAATGCGGCACGTGTATATTCAATTTCTAATGCAAACGTTATCTGTTTGATATTAAAGCGCATTCGTGGTGAAAATCTAATTACTGTATCAATATCATTACCAAGTCCAAATATTCTACGATCTTTAACAATGCCATCAGGGCCAATAATATCATGTTCTATTTGTTTA
Protein-coding regions in this window:
- a CDS encoding ABC transporter ATP-binding protein, with the protein product MRNIRFDTITKRYNDDLVINKLSLNIPGGTFFALLGPSGSGKTTLLRLIAGLEEPDSGSIFLGDQNITHMPIYKRRVNTVFQNYALFPHMDVFDNVAYGLSMKNIPTDIITEKVIKILTTVHLDKHIYKSIHTLSGGQKQRVALARAIINEPDVLLLDEPLAALDLKLREKMLIELIDLQSTLKTTFVYVTHDQFEALTVADHMAIMNHEGEIEQVGTPKNIYEFPSSTFVAAFVGITNLLQGILHIIGEQYHIEFANLGMFEVVAAEEKKEWIRHGNTIFMSLRPEKIEISKTCMVGFSNFLTGIVQSIVYHGRSTQYNVRLKNNEIVQVFEQNEEHFPQEIIDYDDSVFLYWQKENVVLLEK